A window of the Gorilla gorilla gorilla isolate KB3781 chromosome 8, NHGRI_mGorGor1-v2.1_pri, whole genome shotgun sequence genome harbors these coding sequences:
- the LOC101125611 gene encoding LOW QUALITY PROTEIN: large ribosomal subunit protein uL6-like (The sequence of the model RefSeq protein was modified relative to this genomic sequence to represent the inferred CDS: deleted 2 bases in 1 codon; substituted 1 base at 1 genomic stop codon), with amino-acid sequence MKTIRSNQTVDIPENVITLKGCKVIVKGPRGTLWRDFNHISIELSLLVNKKKRLQLNNLWXGNRKEPAMVRTICSHVQNMIKAVTLGFHYKMRSVYAHFPINIITQENGSFVEIRNFLGEKYIRRVRMRPGVACSVCQTQKHELILEGNDIELVSNSAALIQQATTVKNKHIRTFLDGIYVSEKGTAQHADE; translated from the exons ATGAAGACCATTCGCAGCAATCAGACTGTCGACATTCCGGAAAATGTCATTACTCTGAAGGGATGCAAAGTTATTGTGAAGGGCCCCAGAGGAACTCTGTGGAGGGACTTCAATCACATCAGTATAGAACTCAGTCTTCttgtaaataaaaaaaagaggctCCAGCTTAACAAC TTGTGGTGAGGTAACAGAAAGGAACCGGCTATGGTTCGGACTATTTGTAGTCATGTACAGAACATGATCAAGGCTGTTACACTGGGCTTCCATTACAAGATGAGGTCTGTGTATGCTCACTTCCCCATCAACATCATTACCCAGGAGAATGGGTCTTTTGTTGAAATCCGAAATTTCTTGGGTGAAAAATACATCCGCAGGGTTAGGATGAGACCAGGTGTTGCTTGTTCAGTATGTCAAACCCAGAAACACGAATTAATCCTTGAAGGAAATGACATTGAGCTTGTTTCAAATTCAGCGGCTTTGATTCAgcaagcaacaacagttaaaaacaaGCATATCAGGACATTTTTGGATGGTATCTATGTCTCTGAAAAAGGAACTGCTCAGCATGCTGATGAATAA